Sequence from the Miscanthus floridulus cultivar M001 chromosome 16, ASM1932011v1, whole genome shotgun sequence genome:
ggctattcaccccccctctagccatattaggacctttcaacatcaCATTCAGCCCATATAATTTTTCAACCCACATTACATTCAACTCATATAATTTTTTCAGCCCACACACATTATGTAAAAAACTCAAATAGAAGACAGCGCCACCTAGTGACGCCAGACCAACACGCGTCTATGATGTCAATTCACATATGTGTGTTCCAAACACGTGCCTATAATATTTCGCCGACCAAGGGCAAAGGGTTAGCGGGGGTCAACATGAGTCTGTGATAACTCAAGTTACTATAGATGTGCGTTCTAAAGCCGCATATAAGCAACGCATCTGCATGCATCCGCGTCTATGCGTTTTTGTCTCGGACCCAAACACAATATTAAGTCTAGTTGATTGGAACCAAGCCCCCATAGCTAAGTATGGGGGCTTAGGCAAAAAACGTAGCTCCAACAGGGTCCCTACTAAAGCCCCCAATTTGGGGTGGGCACCCAAATCTTCCCCAGGACCTCATTCCTGCTGGCCCAACACTCCGACCCCCCGTCCGCGCGGGCGCTGCTCCTTCCCTCCCTTCGCGTGTGCGCGCTGCTTTAGCCTCCGCTCCGTCTTCCTTCGTGGCCACGCATCCTAGTGTGGCAGCGCCCCTCCGgtagcccctcccctccctccggtGGCCGCATCCTCAGGCCTCGGCGGCTCCTCTCCTCATTGAGCGGCCCTAGCCGCGGAGGAGAAGCCTGGCCGCGCTCCCCTCTGCTGCACCCTTGCCCCAGCAGGAGTTCCTCCCAACGCATCGgccggcctcctcctcgtccggaTCTCCACCCTCCCGGCCTCCTCCCCTACTTCGGTGCGAGCTCCTCCAGATCACGACGCGCCCCTCCACTCAGCTCCCAGCAACGCCCTCCATGGCCGCTCCTCCTCCCCGGCGGCGCTCCTTCCCGGCATGGCCTCTTCCGTTGCGGGAGCTCGTCCCGGTGCGGCCCCTGCCCATCCGGACTCCTCCCCACATGGTAGATAGAAGAGagatgagaggaagaagaaagagagaatGACGATAGGGTCCCGCTTGTCAATGTCTACTGGAATGATTCCTGGGGGCTCAGATATGAGTGCTGCTGTTGGAATAGAAGAAAAAAGTTGGACAAAAAAAATAGGGGTGAGCACCCAAATCCAAAGTAGGGGCCTTGATTTGGATGCccctgctggagttgctcttataAATCGCTTTGACTTGTACCTAGGCATATGTTATATTTAGATACGTAGCAAAGTTGGTGTACAAAATAAAGTCAAAGTGACCTATAATTTAAAACAGAGAAAGTACTTGTTAAACATTTAATTTTTTGTACTCATCTATCTTGATATATTTTTTTGATAGACACGTGCGAGTCGCACATGCATATTTATTAGTGTATATAAAAAGATATGTACAATTTGATAGATATAGATTATATAAgttgacaaaaaaaataaaaaaaatattttattccTTTTAGAACGGACACTGCAGACTAGCTAGGTTTGGCATGGACCCAGGATTTGGACGCGGCGCGAGCGCACTGCCCATCGATTTGCCACGAGGAGATAAAGGGCGACCCACCTGGCCACTTCTGATAGGCTCCTCCGCCACTTCATCGGGTTTCCCTCAATCCAAAGATGCCGTCCTGTCCACCCATCGGCAACCTTTCCTCATCCCACGGCGCCCATGCCACCCACCTGTTCGACCACCTGACGCCGCACCCCGATGGCTCCCGCGCTCACCTCCAACCCGCCCTCCTTCCGTCCCCTCTCTTCCCCACTCCGCCGTCGTGCCGCCACCGTCCTCTGCCGCGTCGGTAAGCCCGGCAAGGACTCCGCGGTGGATGATGCTGCCCCCAAGAAGAGGCCCAACCTCTTCGCGGACTTCGGGAAGCTGGCGGATGCCAACTCCCTCATACCGGTGTTCCCGTCGTCCGCGGCGGGGTCTCTGTTCACGGGCGGTGGCAGGGGCAGGAAGGACCCGCAGATGGTGTTCGTCGCCGGCGCCACAGGGCAGGCCGGGGTCCGCATCGCGCAGACCCTGCTGCGGCAGGGGTTTGCCGTGCGCGCTGGCGTCCCGGACCTAGCGTCAGCGCAGGAGCTTGCGCGGCTCGCGGCAGCATACCGGCTCATCTCCCCAGCGGAAGCGCGGCGGCTAAACGCGGTAGCGGCGGACTTCGATGACCCCGAGGCGATAGCCAAGTCCATCGGGCCCGCTGCGAAGGTTGTGGTCACCGTTGGCCCGGCCGAGAAGGGGCCAGAAGGCGGAGGCGTCACCACCGACGAAGCGCTTCGGGTGGTGCAGGCCGCAGACCTTGCCAGCGTGGCGCACGTGGTTGTCGTGTATGACGTCGAGGGGGCCAGCGGcctcggtggcggtggcggtgggtcCACTTACAATGTGCTCGACGGCTTCACGTCCTTCTTCTCCAACCTCTTCTCGCGAGTGCAGACGCTGACGCTGAGCCAGTTCTTGGCCAAGGTGGTGGAGACCGATGTCAGGTATACACTACTGAAGGCTTCATTCACCGACGACTACACCCCTGAGAACTCCTACGCCCTGGTACTGGCCAAGGAGGGAGTATCGCCTAGCATCACCGGCAAAGTATATAGCTTATAGAATTGATGAGTTTCCCAGTGCTCACTGTTTAAAGGTATTCATTGTTGCTTACGTGCATTGCTCTGTTCATTTTTGTGTTTCGTTAGGTATCAAGGTCACAGATTGCAGCCCTTGTAGCTGATGTCTTCTCCAATGTGGCAGTCGCTGAGAACAAAGTAAGGAAACTATATCAATATGTCCCTAACTGTAGTAATGTGGTAGTCTTGCAAATTGCAAGTCCTCACAATTTAGGTAAATTTAATATACAATTTCTTTGCTGCGGTCCTTAGTGATTTTTATACGGTATATTTAATATTTATATACATCGAGCATTTAAATCCAGGGTTTGTGCATGTTCATAATGGTTTAAAAGTAATACTTACCAGATGGAGCAATATTGGAAGTCGTAATTGCTTGTGTCAACCTGTCGAATGTCAAATGTCATTGATGAGTGAGAAGCAATCAAATGAAGGCATGCAGCAGATAGAAATATATATGTTACACAAGTAAAAAGATAAATGCATTTCTTCTGTCTGGAACTTAATTCCTTAGGATTCACTAAATCATTAGTGTTGCAGGTTGAAGTTTGAAAATATTACGATATCCCATTTTAGTATTTGAAATCGGTAGTAATATCATGCTCGAAATTGCAAACACATGAAAAATATTCATATTACAATTTATATGTGTAGTCTTATTTATTTTCCATTAGCATACATCACCACAATGCCTacaccaacttgcttgggactgaggctatgttgttgttgttgtagcatACATCACCACAATCTAAAAGGATCTGCTTTTGCTCTATTCATGTATAATAGTGCTTTCTTAAGTCGACTTGCTATTTCAGAGGAAAGTCAAACTAATTATTATTCCTAAATCTTTTCTAGCTTCACGATGACAAATATGCTTCTCTTTTATCACTGAACTTGTTTTCTGTTTCCGCTTTATGATTTGTATACCCATTATATGCAGCTGTAGTGTCTATAGAAATTGAGTATGCCTATTcggttttctttttatttatatcCTTGGTGCTTCTTACTCAATTTGCACTTAAATTGGTGATAATTTTCTTATTTTCTAGGTCGTTGAAGTTTCAACTAGCTCATCAGCAACAACAAAGCCCATAGCGGAGGCTTTCATGTCAGTAGCTATCACCTTTCCTAATTCACTGATTTGTTACTTGACTTGATTCCTTTGTTATGGTGTCATGGGCCCAATGTTTTCAAATTGTCTAATCGACCCTAGTCTCCATGGCACCGATAAGGTGGTTGAATATGATTAGTCGTCAATAAGTCACTTCTTTGCTTGCTATATCTTTGTCATGGAACATGGCATTGATTCTGGTTCTTACTACTCAGCAACTTGTTCTTGGTCATCCTCTTTATTTGCATCTTCTTCACCACCTTTATCGGGTACTTGCACAATGCAAGCACTGTCCTTGAATTCTTCTTCAAGTACACATGCATCTCTTTCCTAATTAACTCAAGTGCTTTTGGGCATTTCTCAGCATCCGCATAACCCCTAGCAAGGCGCTGCTAAAACTCTTGACTCCTAAAGGTATTATCTTCTTATAGAATATGCAATGCACAAATTCCTTTGCAGGATCTAGCCACCATCCATATTTCTACCTTGGGTCTACCGGTTCGAGCCTtcctcttggcatctt
This genomic interval carries:
- the LOC136510058 gene encoding protein PLASTID TRANSCRIPTIONALLY ACTIVE 16, chloroplastic-like translates to MAPALTSNPPSFRPLSSPLRRRAATVLCRVGKPGKDSAVDDAAPKKRPNLFADFGKLADANSLIPVFPSSAAGSLFTGGGRGRKDPQMVFVAGATGQAGVRIAQTLLRQGFAVRAGVPDLASAQELARLAAAYRLISPAEARRLNAVAADFDDPEAIAKSIGPAAKVVVTVGPAEKGPEGGGVTTDEALRVVQAADLASVAHVVVVYDVEGASGLGGGGGGSTYNVLDGFTSFFSNLFSRVQTLTLSQFLAKVVETDVRYTLLKASFTDDYTPENSYALVLAKEGVSPSITGKVSRSQIAALVADVFSNVAVAENKVVEVSTSSSATTKPIAEAFIAIPEDNRRTEYQDAAAKAQAKEETLASKRANEAEAAASKFEADMKKAPLEDAAAAASLVNDAQASLQNLLSIPKVISTDFFWEKFSTQLAEVTTPRTSLEKEPKAQIATVRGQEKAKKLAPRIAIVKPAEQKVKPQLKQPDPKPEVRPVFGGLFKQETVYVDDD